A single Bacillus sp. OxB-1 DNA region contains:
- the minD gene encoding septum site-determining protein MinD has protein sequence MGEAIVITSGKGGVGKTTTTANLGTALALQGRKVCLVDTDIGLRNLDVILGLENRIIYDLVDVIEGRCKIQQALVKDKRFEDGLFLLPAAQTTDKNAVTAEQMKALITELKRDYDYILIDCPAGIEQGYKNAVAGADSAIVVTTPEISAVRDADRIIGLLEQEDIEPPKLIINRIKRQLMDSGDALDVNEITTHLSIDLLGIVLDDENVISSSNKGEPVVMNPANPAATGYRNIARRILGESVPLMSLDAGKPGFFGKLKSIFAR, from the coding sequence TTGGGAGAAGCGATTGTAATAACATCTGGCAAAGGGGGCGTCGGCAAGACGACGACTACGGCGAATCTCGGGACAGCGCTCGCTCTGCAAGGCAGGAAAGTGTGCCTGGTGGACACGGATATCGGCTTGCGGAATCTCGATGTCATCCTCGGACTGGAGAACCGGATCATTTATGACCTCGTCGATGTCATCGAGGGCCGTTGCAAGATCCAGCAGGCGCTCGTCAAAGACAAACGGTTCGAAGATGGACTGTTCTTATTGCCAGCCGCCCAGACGACCGATAAGAATGCGGTGACCGCCGAACAGATGAAGGCGTTGATTACTGAACTGAAACGCGATTACGATTATATTTTAATAGATTGCCCTGCGGGAATTGAGCAGGGGTATAAAAATGCGGTGGCAGGCGCGGACAGCGCCATCGTCGTCACCACGCCGGAAATCTCGGCTGTCCGGGATGCCGACCGGATCATCGGTCTGCTCGAGCAAGAGGATATCGAGCCGCCGAAGCTCATCATCAACCGCATCAAGCGGCAGCTCATGGATTCAGGGGACGCGTTGGACGTCAATGAAATCACGACCCATTTATCCATTGATCTGCTCGGCATCGTCTTGGATGACGAAAATGTCATCAGCTCATCGAATAAAGGAGAGCCGGTTGTCATGAATCCGGCGAATCCGGCCGCGACCGGCTACCGGAACATCGCCCGCCGTATCCTCGGGGAATCGGTGCCGTTAATGTCCCTTGATGCAGGGAAGCCCGGTTTCTTTGGAAAATTGAAATCCATCTTTGCACGATGA
- a CDS encoding Maf family protein, which produces MKFMATKPVILASGSPRRKELLGLLGFPFEVIPSHVSEDLAIDDMDGRQYVEALAKEKTMAVAQLHDSAIVIGADTIVSLDGRIYPKPDDAEEAKRFLEELSNNTHTVTTGVGIYVNGEVVTFSVETKVTFRELDIALIDAYVASGDPMDKAGAYGIQTAGALFVDKIEGDYHAVVGLPIAELAARLQGLGLISIGGPVH; this is translated from the coding sequence ATGAAATTCATGGCTACAAAACCGGTCATTCTGGCATCGGGATCGCCGCGTCGGAAGGAACTGCTCGGTCTGCTCGGCTTTCCGTTTGAAGTCATTCCGAGCCACGTGTCCGAAGATTTGGCGATCGACGATATGGATGGGAGGCAATATGTCGAAGCGTTGGCCAAGGAAAAAACGATGGCGGTCGCTCAATTGCATGATTCGGCCATCGTCATCGGTGCGGATACAATTGTTTCTCTGGACGGGCGGATTTATCCGAAACCGGATGATGCGGAGGAAGCTAAACGCTTTTTGGAGGAGCTATCGAATAACACCCATACTGTCACGACAGGGGTCGGCATCTACGTCAATGGCGAAGTCGTCACATTTTCCGTGGAGACAAAAGTGACTTTCCGGGAGCTGGACATCGCCCTTATCGATGCTTATGTCGCATCAGGGGATCCGATGGACAAGGCGGGGGCGTATGGGATCCAGACGGCGGGCGCCCTGTTCGTGGACAAGATCGAGGGGGATTACCATGCGGTCGTCGGTTTGCCGATCGCCGAGCTGGCGGCCCGTTTACAAGGGCTTGGATTGATTTCAATAGGAGGACCTGTCCATTGA
- the radC gene encoding RadC family protein, translating into MIDLEQEVDVDLDMEPKLMIRDVHIADRPRERLIRQGAESLSNQELIAILLRTGTKEASVLVLANRILSTFDKIQDLKFATIEEMTSVKGVGKAKAVQLLAAVEIGKRLYRQHSEGRYVIRSPEDAAAYLMTDMASLNQEHFVVLFLNVKNEVLHKQTVFIGSLNSSIVHPREIFREAVKRSAASIIVSHNHPSGNPAPSPEDIEVTKRLTEAGSIMGIEVLDHVIIGDHKFISLKEKGYM; encoded by the coding sequence ATGATTGATCTCGAACAAGAGGTGGACGTCGATCTGGACATGGAACCGAAACTGATGATCCGGGATGTACATATTGCGGATCGGCCACGCGAGCGGCTCATCCGGCAAGGGGCGGAAAGTCTTTCCAACCAGGAGCTGATCGCCATTCTGCTGCGGACTGGGACGAAGGAGGCATCCGTCCTCGTATTGGCTAATCGGATCTTGTCCACATTCGATAAGATCCAGGATTTGAAATTTGCGACAATCGAAGAGATGACATCCGTAAAAGGGGTCGGCAAAGCGAAGGCGGTACAGCTTCTCGCGGCTGTTGAGATCGGCAAACGGCTGTACCGGCAACATTCGGAAGGCCGGTATGTCATCCGTTCGCCGGAAGATGCCGCCGCCTATCTCATGACCGATATGGCGTCCTTGAACCAGGAGCATTTTGTCGTCCTGTTCCTCAACGTCAAAAACGAAGTGCTTCATAAGCAGACGGTGTTCATCGGCAGCCTGAACTCTTCCATCGTGCATCCAAGGGAGATCTTCCGCGAAGCCGTCAAACGGTCGGCCGCTTCTATCATTGTATCGCATAACCACCCTTCCGGGAATCCGGCGCCGTCGCCAGAGGACATTGAAGTGACGAAGCGGCTGACAGAGGCCGGATCGATCATGGGCATCGAAGTGCTGGACCATGTGATCATCGGCGATCATAAGTTCATCAGTTTGAAAGAAAAAGGATATATGTGA
- a CDS encoding type II secretion system protein yields MKKFLQKRMKNEKGLTLVELLAVIVILGIIAAIAVPSIGNIIQNTREKAFIADAQNALSAANLYFTEKNPADNDEVELQDLIDEGFFNDVGSLETATVTYKADAENTISAGGTAGNTSVAITDKTNSDLSEQGREALD; encoded by the coding sequence ATGAAAAAATTCTTGCAGAAACGCATGAAGAATGAAAAAGGTTTAACGCTCGTCGAGTTACTGGCAGTTATTGTAATTTTGGGGATTATTGCGGCGATTGCGGTGCCTTCGATTGGGAATATCATCCAAAACACGAGGGAAAAAGCGTTTATTGCTGATGCACAAAATGCTTTGTCAGCTGCAAATCTATACTTTACGGAGAAAAATCCAGCCGATAATGACGAAGTTGAATTACAGGATTTAATAGACGAAGGATTTTTTAATGATGTTGGTTCTCTTGAGACTGCAACAGTGACTTATAAAGCGGATGCTGAAAATACTATTAGTGCTGGCGGAACAGCTGGGAACACTAGTGTTGCGATAACCGACAAAACAAATAGTGATCTTTCTGAACAAGGAAGAGAGGCACTTGATTAA
- the mreC gene encoding rod shape-determining protein MreC, translating into MPRFFSNKRLILLLVGIIVLVALISFSLRDRQNASLPEQIVNDVVGFGQSLFSKPTHYVTNIIGNIDAVLNTYEENKRLKARLTEYAENQAALMDVQAENKRLRDIIGKEEDLRAYEPVHATVISRNPDQWEEKIIIDKGQVHGVKENMAVITANGLIGKIILVNKFTSTVELLSTENRNFRVASVIPGEKPAFGLIEGYDRSRRELIMKRIDSSFEVEKGQKVISSGLGGIFPAGLLIGEVTEVSTDDHGLTKMVFIRPAAEFSMLDHVMVTKRQSETVDGTDGNGTAGTEREDES; encoded by the coding sequence ATGCCGCGATTTTTTTCAAATAAACGATTGATTTTATTGCTCGTGGGCATCATTGTCCTCGTCGCTTTAATATCATTCTCCCTGCGAGACCGGCAAAATGCCTCCCTACCGGAGCAAATTGTTAATGATGTCGTCGGCTTCGGTCAGTCCCTTTTTTCGAAGCCGACGCATTATGTAACGAACATCATCGGAAATATTGATGCAGTCTTGAATACATACGAAGAGAATAAACGGTTGAAAGCGCGCCTGACCGAATATGCGGAGAACCAGGCGGCCTTGATGGATGTACAAGCTGAAAATAAACGCTTGCGCGACATCATTGGCAAGGAAGAGGACCTGCGTGCCTATGAACCGGTTCATGCGACAGTCATCTCCCGGAACCCCGATCAGTGGGAAGAGAAAATCATCATTGATAAAGGGCAAGTCCATGGGGTCAAGGAGAATATGGCCGTCATCACCGCAAATGGTTTGATCGGCAAAATCATCCTTGTGAATAAATTCACTTCGACTGTTGAATTGCTATCAACGGAAAATCGGAATTTCCGGGTCGCTTCCGTCATTCCGGGCGAAAAGCCCGCTTTCGGCTTGATCGAGGGATATGACCGGTCACGCCGTGAATTGATCATGAAGCGGATTGATTCTTCATTCGAAGTGGAGAAAGGCCAAAAGGTCATTTCATCTGGTCTTGGCGGCATTTTCCCGGCGGGTCTGCTCATCGGGGAAGTGACGGAAGTGTCGACGGATGACCATGGTTTGACGAAAATGGTGTTTATCCGCCCGGCGGCTGAATTTTCCATGTTGGATCATGTGATGGTCACGAAGCGACAGTCCGAGACAGTGGATGGAACTGATGGGAACGGGACGGCAGGTACGGAGAGGGAGGATGAATCATGA
- the pilM gene encoding type IV pilus biogenesis protein PilM → MSIFSRRKKTASLTIEEDAIRFVRLKSLDPLIVDVAEEVPLPLNVVADGKIVDSENLAAILESHLKPWGIARRSVQFLAPDSYVIIRKVGYPTDVKEEDLKGYFFIEIGSTLYLPFDDPVFDVVKYTPSTETNEAIIIASKESVLAGYEKVLENVKLDPLVADIAPLALYRLAYAQHRFTGKEHVLIADLQKGKMTVSIFHEHFPLFMRPVELETSFFPGASVGDTVPLGSIVGELEKLINFYRYNLWNGTASITHILINGDYVSMNELLQVIRERLDVQASTLLKRPLQLATGQSLPAAFNRTIGLALKEV, encoded by the coding sequence ATGTCTATCTTTTCCCGCCGCAAAAAGACGGCTTCCCTAACAATTGAAGAAGATGCCATCCGCTTCGTACGGTTAAAGTCGCTGGATCCGCTCATTGTCGATGTGGCGGAAGAGGTTCCATTACCTCTGAACGTCGTAGCGGATGGAAAGATTGTGGATTCCGAAAACCTTGCTGCGATTTTAGAGAGTCACTTGAAGCCGTGGGGGATCGCCCGGCGATCGGTGCAGTTCCTAGCGCCGGATTCGTACGTAATCATCCGCAAGGTCGGTTATCCAACTGACGTAAAGGAAGAGGATCTAAAAGGGTATTTCTTCATCGAAATCGGTTCGACGCTTTATTTGCCTTTCGATGATCCGGTGTTCGATGTTGTGAAATATACACCGAGCACGGAGACGAATGAGGCGATTATTATCGCTTCAAAGGAAAGCGTCCTTGCCGGTTATGAAAAAGTGCTAGAGAATGTGAAGCTCGATCCACTTGTGGCCGACATCGCTCCGCTTGCACTTTATCGCCTGGCGTACGCCCAGCACCGGTTCACTGGGAAGGAGCATGTCTTGATTGCGGACTTGCAAAAAGGAAAGATGACGGTGTCGATTTTCCACGAGCATTTTCCGTTGTTCATGCGTCCGGTCGAGCTGGAGACTTCTTTCTTCCCTGGGGCATCCGTTGGGGATACCGTCCCACTCGGTTCCATCGTCGGGGAGCTGGAGAAGCTGATCAATTTCTACCGCTATAATCTTTGGAACGGCACCGCCTCAATCACCCATATTCTGATCAATGGCGATTATGTCTCCATGAACGAGCTGCTACAGGTCATCCGTGAACGGCTGGATGTACAAGCCTCGACCTTACTTAAACGACCATTACAACTTGCGACAGGCCAATCCCTGCCAGCCGCGTTCAATCGGACGATCGGGCTTGCGCTAAAAGAGGTGTAG
- the mreD gene encoding rod shape-determining protein MreD, producing MSRFVIPLIAVLLFFLEPVFSLFSPIELGGERYTLVPRFVIVYLIFITVFYSRQRAITYGIILGLLYDMFHIDIIGLYAFLFPLICFIASLIIRQVHRHMMTVILLILFLIAVLELLSYFFAALVSLTSIGFDEFLSSRLLPTMIANSIFIALFGWLFKNLIDKRILQRQGEIL from the coding sequence ATGAGCCGGTTCGTCATCCCTCTCATTGCTGTTCTTCTCTTTTTTCTGGAGCCGGTATTCAGCCTGTTTTCGCCGATCGAGCTCGGAGGGGAGCGCTATACGCTGGTCCCTCGGTTCGTCATCGTGTATCTCATTTTCATCACGGTTTTCTACAGCCGGCAACGGGCAATTACCTATGGTATCATTCTTGGACTCTTGTATGATATGTTTCACATTGATATTATTGGCTTATATGCCTTTCTTTTTCCGTTGATCTGTTTCATTGCCTCCTTGATCATCCGTCAAGTCCATCGGCATATGATGACAGTCATTTTGTTGATTTTATTTCTCATTGCGGTTCTCGAATTGCTTTCGTATTTCTTTGCCGCATTGGTTTCGTTGACGTCGATCGGGTTCGACGAATTCCTATCCAGCCGGCTGTTGCCGACCATGATTGCCAATTCGATATTCATCGCCCTTTTCGGATGGCTGTTTAAAAATCTGATAGATAAGAGGATATTGCAACGACAGGGCGAAATTCTATGA
- a CDS encoding ribosomal-processing cysteine protease Prp — protein sequence MIEVTIHEQSSGRIRSFEMKGHADYAEHGKDLVCAGASAVSFGAVNAVIALTGMTPSIQQGSDGGYLQVEFPEGHEAERDIQMILKAMVVSLQTIEQDYGQHIQIRFRK from the coding sequence ATGATCGAAGTTACGATTCATGAACAGTCGTCCGGTCGCATCCGGTCGTTTGAAATGAAAGGCCATGCGGATTACGCGGAGCACGGCAAGGACCTTGTCTGCGCCGGTGCGTCCGCCGTATCATTTGGCGCTGTCAATGCGGTAATCGCCCTGACAGGTATGACGCCATCCATCCAACAAGGATCGGACGGCGGCTACTTGCAAGTCGAGTTTCCGGAAGGACACGAAGCCGAGCGTGACATCCAAATGATTTTGAAGGCGATGGTCGTTTCTTTGCAGACGATCGAGCAGGATTATGGACAGCATATACAGATACGATTTAGAAAATAG
- a CDS encoding prepilin peptidase: protein MTVLWTSFFFLYGLIFGSFFNVVGLRVPKKESIVSPPSHCTQCGRRLRVLDLIPVFSYLFLRGKCRGCGTKISAIYPFMELMTGVLFGLSYYLLGFRPELVIAILFMSMLVIITVSDLAYMLIPNKVLLPFAIVLGVLRLFIPLAPWWDAFLGAAVGFGVLFLIMELSKGGMGGGDVKLFFVLGLVLGTKLVLLTLFFASVIGSIVGLLFLKKTKQGRKTPIPFGPSIALGAVLSYFWGADFVNWYGSLFF, encoded by the coding sequence ATGACCGTGCTTTGGACGTCGTTCTTTTTCCTCTACGGCCTCATCTTCGGTTCCTTCTTCAACGTCGTCGGCTTACGCGTTCCGAAGAAGGAGTCCATCGTCTCGCCGCCGTCGCATTGTACCCAATGCGGCAGGCGGCTTCGTGTGCTTGACCTCATTCCGGTGTTCTCATATCTGTTCCTAAGGGGGAAATGCAGGGGATGCGGGACGAAAATCAGCGCCATCTATCCGTTCATGGAGCTCATGACAGGCGTGCTATTCGGGCTATCCTATTATTTACTCGGGTTCCGCCCGGAGTTGGTCATCGCGATTTTATTCATGTCGATGCTTGTCATTATCACGGTGTCCGACCTCGCTTATATGCTCATTCCGAATAAAGTGCTCCTGCCGTTCGCCATAGTTCTTGGGGTGCTTCGGCTGTTCATCCCCTTGGCCCCATGGTGGGATGCGTTTCTGGGGGCTGCGGTGGGCTTCGGCGTGTTGTTTTTAATCATGGAGTTGTCGAAAGGCGGCATGGGGGGCGGCGATGTTAAACTGTTCTTCGTCCTCGGACTCGTGCTCGGCACGAAATTGGTCCTCTTGACGCTATTCTTTGCGTCTGTCATCGGTTCGATTGTCGGCCTTCTCTTTCTGAAAAAGACGAAACAAGGACGGAAGACGCCGATCCCCTTCGGCCCATCCATTGCACTTGGCGCTGTCCTGTCCTATTTCTGGGGGGCCGATTTTGTCAATTGGTACGGCAGTTTGTTCTTTTAA
- a CDS encoding PilN domain-containing protein, whose amino-acid sequence MLVDINLLPEKERERSTLLLAALAILGVAVLFWGVLFFLSNKLEDETADLLLQQTALQEEQQAVRDLLPSSENLDARKQLAYTVEWAESFRYETVPLLKDLIQALPERGFFRSFEFTAPNLATVVVQFDDKPEAAHYYARLASSEYIEGLVLESVTTETVTEEESDVTHDVMPRYLATYVISFIDERGVSPASEGEAEEEGAVEEADTEEPAADVTDAEPEPDEGGDLNE is encoded by the coding sequence ATGTTAGTCGATATTAATCTATTGCCTGAAAAGGAGAGGGAGCGTTCGACGCTTCTGTTAGCTGCACTGGCCATTCTCGGTGTGGCTGTTTTGTTTTGGGGCGTCTTGTTTTTCCTTTCTAATAAGTTGGAAGATGAAACGGCGGATTTGCTCTTGCAGCAGACCGCTTTGCAGGAGGAGCAGCAGGCCGTCCGTGATCTTCTTCCTTCTTCGGAGAATCTGGATGCACGGAAGCAGCTTGCTTACACGGTCGAATGGGCTGAATCGTTCCGATACGAAACTGTTCCTCTTCTGAAAGACCTGATCCAGGCATTGCCGGAACGCGGGTTTTTTCGTTCGTTCGAATTCACAGCTCCGAACTTGGCGACCGTTGTCGTGCAGTTTGATGATAAGCCGGAAGCCGCCCATTATTACGCGCGGCTCGCCTCCTCGGAATACATAGAAGGCCTCGTTCTGGAATCGGTGACGACAGAAACGGTGACGGAGGAAGAATCCGACGTCACGCATGATGTGATGCCGCGCTATCTTGCCACTTATGTGATTTCCTTTATTGACGAACGGGGCGTGTCACCCGCATCTGAAGGGGAAGCGGAGGAAGAAGGAGCTGTTGAAGAGGCAGATACAGAGGAACCGGCTGCCGACGTGACGGATGCGGAACCTGAACCGGATGAGGGAGGGGATCTAAATGAGTAG
- a CDS encoding site-2 protease family protein produces MRMRLHPLLLPFFLFLIVTGGIAMYALLFVSLLFHETGHLAAARSVGMRVRSCTIMPYGGELIIPDRQLAPKRDRLLVALGGPMATALLLLLVSVIPFPGQADMIFIQQALLLLNLLPILPLDGGQALCALLEKEGNRYRVRSFFLLHSIFLLVVGSMLLASFLPQSLPYLLLSAFLLFQNISAFRFRKYGRAYEQLKKHGKNIGERNE; encoded by the coding sequence ATGAGGATGCGGCTTCATCCATTGTTGTTGCCATTTTTCCTATTCCTTATCGTAACGGGGGGCATTGCCATGTATGCCCTCCTTTTTGTTTCCTTGTTGTTCCATGAAACGGGACATCTGGCAGCGGCCCGTTCGGTCGGCATGCGGGTACGGTCTTGCACGATCATGCCCTATGGCGGGGAGTTGATCATCCCGGATCGGCAGCTGGCTCCGAAACGGGATCGGCTCCTCGTCGCACTAGGCGGCCCGATGGCGACGGCGCTTTTGTTGCTGCTCGTTTCGGTTATTCCGTTTCCAGGGCAGGCTGACATGATTTTCATTCAACAAGCCTTGCTGTTGTTGAATTTGCTGCCGATCCTTCCGCTGGATGGGGGACAAGCGCTCTGTGCTTTATTGGAGAAGGAAGGAAACCGGTATCGCGTCCGGTCTTTTTTTCTTCTTCACTCCATCTTCCTGTTAGTGGTCGGCAGCATGTTGCTTGCCAGCTTTTTGCCTCAAAGCTTGCCTTACCTTCTCCTCTCGGCCTTTCTTCTCTTTCAGAATATCTCGGCGTTCCGGTTCCGGAAATACGGCCGGGCTTATGAACAGTTGAAAAAGCACGGAAAAAATATCGGTGAGAGAAACGAATAG
- a CDS encoding M23 family metallopeptidase produces MKWRTKWFLALLLTVGIFSAAKMENLGVIQKPVTPYVTSGKDFVAIKKWIASMIGDSDDDTIAVMAGDPHRDDPFSGYDSMQPFQDGVIASYSQSLPIEAQGNGLVVFTGFTRQSGKTITVLYDDGDEVTYGFVETFSKLPYTTVKRGDTLAMMGEGAVYLMVKRDGVPLDASLLPTYFSGEGK; encoded by the coding sequence ATGAAATGGAGGACGAAGTGGTTTTTGGCGCTCCTGTTGACAGTCGGGATTTTCAGTGCCGCCAAGATGGAGAATCTAGGCGTTATTCAAAAGCCCGTCACGCCATACGTCACTTCCGGTAAAGATTTCGTGGCCATCAAGAAATGGATTGCTTCTATGATCGGCGATTCGGATGATGATACCATTGCGGTCATGGCAGGCGACCCGCATCGGGATGATCCATTTTCAGGATATGACTCCATGCAGCCGTTTCAAGACGGGGTCATTGCATCCTATTCGCAATCGTTGCCAATCGAGGCGCAGGGAAATGGGCTCGTCGTATTTACCGGGTTCACCCGTCAATCCGGGAAGACGATCACGGTTCTCTACGACGATGGTGATGAGGTGACGTACGGCTTTGTGGAAACCTTTTCAAAGCTTCCTTATACGACCGTCAAACGGGGGGACACGCTCGCGATGATGGGGGAAGGGGCTGTGTATTTAATGGTGAAGCGTGACGGCGTTCCATTGGATGCGTCCTTGCTGCCGACGTACTTTTCGGGAGAAGGCAAATGA
- the rplU gene encoding 50S ribosomal protein L21: MYAIIETGGKQVKVEQGQEIFIEKLVGEADDVVTFDKVLFVGGDDVKVGAPFVEGATVTGKIVKQGRDRKITVYKYKPKKNYHKKQGHRQPYTKVVIDGINL, translated from the coding sequence ATGTACGCAATCATTGAAACTGGCGGGAAACAAGTCAAAGTGGAGCAAGGTCAAGAGATCTTCATCGAGAAATTGGTGGGAGAAGCTGACGATGTCGTCACTTTTGACAAAGTCCTATTTGTAGGCGGAGATGACGTGAAAGTCGGAGCTCCATTCGTGGAAGGGGCAACTGTCACAGGTAAAATCGTGAAACAAGGCCGCGACCGTAAAATCACAGTCTATAAATATAAACCGAAAAAGAACTACCACAAAAAACAAGGTCATCGTCAACCATACACGAAAGTTGTCATTGACGGGATCAATCTGTAA
- a CDS encoding rod shape-determining protein: MFGFGSKDVGIDLGTANTLVFIKGKGIVLREPSVVAKNTVTGEIVAVGSAAKNMIGRTPGSIVATRPMKDGVIADFETTTAMIEHYMKEAGKASGGSFKKPNVMICVPYGITSVEQRAVIDASRQAGAKDAFTIEEPFAAAIGANLPVWEPTGSMVVDIGGGTTEVAVISLGGIVTSESIRVGGDTMDGAIISYIRKTYNLTIGERTAEAIKIEIGSAKVSGKSEKMEIRGRDLLTGLPKTIDISSDEIVEALRESILQIIDGVKKTLETTPPELSSDVMERGIVLTGGGALLQNLDKVISDETNMPVFIAEDPLDCVAIGTGKALDNIEIIKKMQAR, translated from the coding sequence TTGTTTGGATTTGGATCAAAAGATGTCGGGATCGACTTGGGAACTGCGAACACTTTAGTTTTTATAAAAGGGAAAGGCATCGTATTGCGCGAGCCTTCCGTCGTTGCAAAAAATACGGTGACTGGTGAAATCGTGGCCGTTGGGAGTGCTGCGAAAAACATGATCGGCCGGACTCCTGGCTCTATCGTCGCTACACGTCCGATGAAAGACGGAGTCATCGCTGATTTCGAAACGACGACAGCGATGATTGAACATTATATGAAAGAAGCGGGGAAAGCTTCCGGCGGTTCCTTCAAAAAGCCGAATGTCATGATTTGCGTACCGTACGGCATCACATCCGTCGAGCAGCGTGCGGTCATCGATGCATCCCGTCAAGCGGGCGCAAAAGATGCGTTCACCATCGAGGAGCCGTTTGCCGCTGCCATCGGGGCAAACCTACCAGTTTGGGAACCTACCGGCAGCATGGTCGTCGATATTGGTGGAGGTACGACGGAAGTTGCGGTCATCTCACTCGGCGGTATCGTGACGAGCGAATCAATCCGTGTCGGTGGTGACACGATGGATGGGGCCATCATCAGCTACATACGGAAAACGTACAATCTGACGATCGGTGAACGGACTGCAGAGGCGATCAAGATTGAAATCGGTTCTGCCAAAGTGTCCGGAAAATCCGAAAAGATGGAAATCCGCGGGCGCGACCTGTTGACTGGCTTGCCGAAAACGATTGATATCAGTTCAGATGAAATCGTCGAAGCGCTGCGCGAATCGATTTTGCAAATCATCGACGGCGTGAAGAAGACGCTGGAAACGACACCTCCTGAATTATCGTCCGACGTCATGGAGCGGGGCATCGTGTTGACAGGCGGGGGAGCTCTTCTCCAAAACTTGGATAAGGTCATCTCCGACGAGACGAACATGCCTGTTTTCATCGCCGAAGACCCGCTTGACTGTGTCGCGATCGGCACGGGCAAAGCGTTGGATAATATTGAGATCATCAAAAAAATGCAAGCGAGATAA
- the minC gene encoding septum site-determining protein MinC, with translation MTKQQYVTIKGTKDGLVLRLDDKCAYSDLMAELRDKVQDSALEGLAEVRVHTGNRFCTEEELREIMGIIHESPNLRVSKIKSDVITMEECNRKVMEQQSETFVGIVRSGQIIEAKGDLVVIGDVNPNGQVIAAGNIFVLGRLKGMAHAGANGNEQAVIAASWLEATHLRIADRLETMTDELTILSEHPEMECAYLHPNGFIAIDRLQELRNLRPGLSSFKGGI, from the coding sequence ATGACGAAGCAGCAATATGTGACGATCAAAGGGACGAAAGATGGCCTTGTCCTACGTCTTGATGATAAATGCGCGTATTCGGATCTGATGGCAGAGCTCCGCGATAAAGTGCAGGACAGCGCCTTGGAAGGGCTTGCGGAAGTACGGGTCCATACCGGCAACCGTTTTTGCACCGAGGAGGAATTGCGGGAGATCATGGGAATCATCCATGAATCTCCGAATCTCCGAGTCTCGAAAATCAAAAGTGATGTGATCACGATGGAAGAATGCAATCGAAAAGTGATGGAGCAACAATCCGAAACGTTCGTCGGTATCGTCCGCTCCGGGCAGATCATTGAAGCGAAGGGCGATCTGGTTGTCATTGGCGATGTCAATCCGAATGGACAAGTCATCGCGGCGGGCAATATTTTCGTTCTCGGTCGGTTGAAGGGGATGGCGCATGCCGGAGCGAACGGGAACGAGCAGGCGGTGATCGCCGCATCCTGGCTCGAGGCGACGCATCTCCGGATTGCCGATAGATTGGAAACGATGACAGATGAATTAACCATCTTATCCGAGCATCCAGAAATGGAATGCGCGTATTTGCATCCGAACGGATTCATCGCGATTGACCGTCTGCAGGAATTGCGGAATCTCCGGCCAGGTCTATCATCGTTCAAAGGAGGAATCTAA